From Pseudomonas fluorescens, one genomic window encodes:
- the trxB gene encoding thioredoxin-disulfide reductase, protein MSEVKHSRLIILGSGPAGYSAAVYAARANLKPVVITGLQAGGQLTTTVEVDNWPGDVEGLTGPVLMERMQKHAERFDTQIVYDHIHTAKLQQRPFELIGDSGTYTCDALIIATGASAQYLGLPSEEAFAGKGVSACATCDGFFYRNQVVAVIGGGNTAVEEALYLSNIAKEVHLIHRRDKLRAEKILQDKLFDKAANGNIRLHWNQHLDEVLGDASGVTGARLRDSHSGATQDLPLAGVFIAIGHKPNTDLFAGQLPMHDGYLRVQGGSEGNATATAIAGVFAAGDVADHVYRQAVTSAGAGCMAALDAEKYLDDN, encoded by the coding sequence ATGAGCGAAGTGAAGCATTCCCGCCTGATTATTCTCGGCTCCGGCCCGGCCGGCTACAGCGCTGCCGTGTATGCCGCCCGCGCCAACCTGAAACCGGTGGTCATCACCGGTTTGCAGGCCGGCGGTCAGCTGACCACCACGGTTGAAGTGGACAACTGGCCGGGGGACGTTGAAGGCCTTACCGGCCCCGTCCTCATGGAGCGCATGCAAAAACACGCCGAACGCTTTGACACGCAGATCGTTTACGACCACATCCACACCGCCAAGTTGCAGCAGCGCCCGTTCGAACTCATCGGCGACAGCGGCACCTACACCTGCGACGCGCTGATCATTGCCACCGGCGCCTCCGCGCAGTACCTGGGCCTGCCCTCGGAAGAAGCCTTTGCCGGCAAGGGGGTCTCGGCCTGCGCAACCTGCGACGGCTTTTTCTATCGCAACCAGGTGGTCGCGGTGATTGGCGGCGGCAATACCGCTGTCGAAGAAGCACTGTACCTGTCCAACATCGCCAAGGAAGTTCACCTGATTCACCGCCGAGACAAACTGCGCGCGGAGAAAATCCTTCAGGACAAACTCTTCGACAAAGCCGCCAACGGCAATATCCGCCTGCACTGGAACCAGCACCTGGACGAGGTGCTGGGTGACGCCAGCGGCGTGACCGGTGCTCGCCTGCGCGACAGCCACAGCGGTGCGACCCAGGACCTGCCCTTGGCCGGGGTGTTCATCGCCATCGGACACAAACCCAATACCGATCTGTTCGCTGGACAACTGCCGATGCATGATGGCTACTTGCGCGTTCAGGGTGGCAGCGAGGGCAATGCGACAGCCACCGCCATCGCAGGAGTATTTGCCGCCGGCGATGTCGCCGACCATGTGTATCGCCAGGCGGTCACTTCTGCCGGTGCGGGTTGCATGGCGGCGCTGGACGCTGAAAAATACCTCGACGACAACTGA
- the aat gene encoding leucyl/phenylalanyl-tRNA--protein transferase: MLTWLQRNSLEFPPLEKAMREPNGLLAAGGDLSAERLVQAYRHGCFPWFNEGQPILWWSPDPRTVLFPEELHVSRSLGKLLRQQRYQVTFDRDFAAVISACAAPRDYADGTWITGAMQDAYLQLHRQGHAHSVEVWEHGALVGGLYGLAMGQLFFGESMFSRADNASKVGFATLVQHLKEAGFVLIDCQMPTEHLHSLGARSIPRRDFAGYLARHLDQPNGATWVC; the protein is encoded by the coding sequence ATGCTGACTTGGCTACAACGCAACTCCCTGGAATTCCCGCCGCTGGAAAAAGCCATGCGCGAGCCCAACGGCCTGCTCGCCGCCGGTGGCGACCTGTCTGCCGAGCGCCTGGTGCAGGCTTATCGCCATGGCTGCTTCCCGTGGTTCAATGAAGGCCAGCCGATCCTCTGGTGGTCACCCGACCCGCGCACCGTGCTGTTTCCCGAAGAACTGCATGTATCGCGCAGCCTCGGCAAACTGCTGCGCCAGCAACGCTATCAGGTGACGTTCGACCGCGACTTTGCCGCAGTCATCAGCGCCTGCGCTGCGCCGCGCGATTACGCCGACGGCACCTGGATCACCGGCGCCATGCAAGATGCCTACCTGCAGTTACATCGCCAAGGCCACGCACACTCAGTGGAAGTCTGGGAGCACGGAGCCCTGGTCGGCGGCCTATACGGGCTGGCCATGGGGCAGCTGTTTTTTGGCGAGTCGATGTTCAGCCGCGCCGACAATGCCTCCAAGGTCGGCTTTGCCACGCTGGTCCAGCATCTCAAGGAGGCCGGTTTTGTGCTGATCGACTGCCAGATGCCTACCGAGCATTTGCACAGCCTGGGCGCTCGCTCGATCCCGCGCCGCGACTTTGCCGGGTATCTGGCCCGCCATCTCGATCAACCCAACGGCGCGACATGGGTTTGCTAG
- a CDS encoding arginyltransferase, whose product MTELARLKFYATQPHSCSYLPDEQATTLFLDPSQPMDVHVYADLSEMGFRRSGDHLYRPHCQNCNACVPARIPALQFSPNRQQKRIFKRNADLQVRPAKPGFSEEYFDLYQRYIEQRHADGDMYPPSRDQFSTFLVRDLPFSRFYEFRLEGRLLAIAVTDLLPNGLSAVYTFYEPDEERRSLGRYAILWQIGEARRLGLDAVYLGYWIKNCKKMNYKTQYRPIELLINQRWVVLN is encoded by the coding sequence ATGACCGAGTTGGCGCGTCTCAAGTTTTATGCCACTCAGCCCCACTCTTGCAGCTATCTGCCGGATGAACAGGCGACCACCCTGTTCCTCGACCCTAGCCAGCCGATGGATGTGCATGTCTATGCAGACCTGTCCGAGATGGGTTTTCGGCGAAGCGGCGATCATCTCTACCGCCCCCACTGCCAGAACTGCAATGCCTGCGTTCCGGCACGTATTCCCGCGCTGCAGTTCAGCCCCAATCGCCAACAGAAGCGGATCTTCAAGCGTAATGCCGACTTGCAGGTGCGCCCGGCAAAACCGGGGTTCAGCGAAGAATACTTCGACCTTTACCAGCGCTACATCGAACAACGCCATGCCGATGGCGACATGTATCCGCCCAGCCGTGACCAGTTTTCCACCTTCCTGGTCCGCGACTTGCCTTTTTCCCGCTTCTACGAGTTCCGCCTCGAAGGTCGCCTGCTGGCGATCGCCGTGACCGATCTGCTGCCCAATGGCTTGTCGGCGGTCTACACCTTCTATGAACCCGACGAAGAACGCCGCAGCCTGGGGCGCTACGCCATCCTCTGGCAGATCGGCGAAGCCCGGCGCCTGGGCCTGGATGCGGTGTACCTGGGTTACTGGATCAAGAACTGCAAAAAAATGAACTACAAGACCCAATATCGCCCTATCGAACTGCTGATTAATCAGCGCTGGGTGGTTCTGAATTAA
- the infA gene encoding translation initiation factor IF-1 yields MSKEDSFEMEGTVVDTLPNTMFRVELENGHVVTAHISGKMRKNYIRILTGDKVRVELTPYDLSKGRITYRAR; encoded by the coding sequence ATGTCGAAAGAAGACAGCTTCGAAATGGAAGGCACTGTCGTCGACACCCTGCCCAACACCATGTTTCGCGTGGAGTTGGAAAATGGGCACGTCGTAACCGCACATATTTCCGGCAAGATGCGCAAGAACTACATTCGTATTCTTACCGGTGACAAAGTGCGCGTCGAACTGACGCCCTATGACTTGAGCAAAGGGCGCATCACCTACCGCGCTCGCTAA
- the clpA gene encoding ATP-dependent Clp protease ATP-binding subunit ClpA: MLNRELEVTLNLAFKEARSKRHEFMTVEHLLLALLDNEAAATVLRACGANLDKLKHDLQEFIDSTTPLIPVHDEDRETQPTLGFQRVLQRAVFHVQSSGKREVTGANVLVAIFSEQESQAVFLLKQQSVARIDVVNYIAHGISKVPGHGDHSEGEQDMQDEEGGESSSSSNPLDAYASNLNELARQGRIDPLVGREMEVERVAQILARRRKNNPLLVGEAGVGKTAIAEGLAKRIVDNQVPDLLANSVVYSLDLGALLAGTKYRGDFEKRFKALLGELKKRPQAILFIDEIHTIIGAGAASGGVMDASNLLKPLLSSGDIRCIGSTTFQEFRGIFEKDRALARRFQKVDVSEPSVEDTIGILRGLKGRFELHHNIEYSDEALRAAAELASRYINDRHMPDKAIDVIDEAGAYQRLQPVESRVKRIEVPQVEDIVAKIARIPPKHVTSSDKELLRNLERDLKLTVFGQDAAIDSLSTAIKLSRAGLKSPDKPVGSFLFAGPTGVGKTEAARQLAKAMGIELVRFDMSEYMERHTVSRLIGAPPGYVGFDQGGLLTEAITKQPHCVLLLDEIEKAHPEVFNLLLQVMDHGTLTDNNGRKADFRNVIVIMTTNAGAETAARASIGFSHQDHSSDAMEVIKKSFTPEFRNRLDTIIQFGRLSHEVIKSVVDKFLTELQAQLEDKRVQLEVTDAARSWLAAGGYDSAMGARPMARLIQDKIKRPLAEEILFGELADHGGVVHIDIKDGELTFDFETTAEMA; encoded by the coding sequence ATGTTAAACCGCGAGCTCGAAGTCACCCTCAATCTCGCCTTCAAGGAGGCGCGTTCGAAACGTCATGAGTTCATGACCGTCGAACACCTCCTGTTGGCCCTATTGGATAATGAGGCAGCCGCTACCGTTTTGCGTGCCTGTGGCGCAAACCTCGACAAACTCAAGCACGACCTGCAGGAGTTCATCGACTCCACCACGCCACTGATTCCTGTGCATGACGAGGATCGTGAAACCCAGCCAACCCTGGGCTTCCAGCGTGTACTGCAACGTGCTGTCTTCCATGTACAGAGCTCGGGCAAACGCGAAGTGACTGGCGCCAACGTGCTGGTCGCGATCTTCAGTGAGCAAGAGAGTCAGGCGGTGTTCCTGCTTAAACAGCAGAGTGTTGCCCGCATCGACGTGGTCAACTACATCGCCCACGGCATTTCCAAAGTGCCGGGTCATGGTGATCACTCCGAAGGCGAACAGGACATGCAGGACGAAGAGGGCGGCGAGTCCTCTTCTTCAAGCAATCCGCTGGACGCCTACGCCAGTAACCTTAACGAATTGGCACGCCAGGGGCGTATCGATCCGCTGGTCGGGCGTGAAATGGAAGTTGAGCGTGTCGCGCAGATCCTCGCGCGCCGGCGCAAAAACAACCCGTTGCTGGTGGGTGAGGCGGGCGTGGGTAAAACCGCGATTGCCGAAGGCCTGGCCAAACGCATCGTCGACAATCAGGTGCCTGATCTGTTGGCCAACAGCGTGGTCTATTCCCTCGACCTGGGTGCCTTGCTGGCCGGTACCAAATACCGTGGCGATTTCGAGAAGCGCTTCAAGGCGTTGCTCGGCGAGCTGAAAAAACGTCCTCAGGCCATTCTGTTCATCGACGAAATCCACACCATTATTGGTGCGGGTGCTGCGTCCGGTGGCGTCATGGATGCCTCGAACCTGCTCAAGCCACTGCTGTCATCCGGTGATATTCGTTGCATCGGTTCCACCACCTTCCAGGAATTCCGCGGGATTTTCGAGAAAGACCGTGCCCTGGCGCGACGCTTCCAGAAAGTCGATGTATCGGAGCCTTCGGTGGAAGACACCATTGGTATCCTGCGCGGCCTGAAGGGGCGTTTCGAGCTTCATCACAATATCGAATACAGTGATGAAGCCTTGCGCGCCGCTGCGGAACTGGCGTCGCGATACATCAATGACCGGCATATGCCAGACAAGGCCATCGATGTCATCGACGAGGCGGGTGCGTACCAGCGCCTGCAACCGGTCGAGAGTCGGGTCAAGCGCATCGAAGTGCCTCAGGTGGAAGACATCGTCGCGAAAATCGCGCGAATTCCTCCGAAACACGTCACCAGTTCCGACAAAGAGCTGCTGCGTAACCTGGAGCGTGACCTGAAGTTGACTGTGTTTGGTCAGGACGCGGCGATCGATTCGCTGTCGACCGCCATCAAATTGTCTCGTGCCGGCCTCAAGTCGCCTGATAAACCTGTCGGTTCGTTCCTGTTTGCCGGGCCTACGGGTGTCGGTAAAACCGAAGCGGCTCGCCAGCTGGCCAAGGCCATGGGGATCGAACTGGTTCGCTTCGACATGTCCGAGTACATGGAGCGCCACACTGTTTCGCGTCTGATCGGTGCCCCTCCGGGCTACGTCGGGTTCGATCAGGGCGGTCTGCTGACCGAAGCGATCACCAAGCAACCCCATTGCGTGCTGTTGCTCGATGAAATCGAGAAGGCGCATCCGGAAGTCTTCAACCTGCTGCTGCAGGTCATGGACCACGGTACGCTCACCGATAACAACGGGCGCAAGGCGGATTTCCGCAATGTGATTGTGATCATGACCACCAACGCCGGTGCCGAAACGGCAGCCCGTGCGTCGATTGGTTTCAGTCATCAGGATCACTCATCCGATGCGATGGAAGTGATCAAGAAGAGCTTCACGCCGGAATTCCGTAACCGTCTGGACACCATTATTCAGTTTGGTCGCCTCAGTCATGAGGTCATTAAGTCCGTGGTGGACAAGTTCCTTACCGAACTGCAGGCGCAACTGGAAGACAAGCGGGTACAGCTGGAAGTTACCGATGCGGCCCGCAGTTGGCTGGCAGCGGGTGGTTACGACTCGGCGATGGGGGCTCGACCCATGGCACGCCTGATCCAGGACAAGATCAAGCGTCCACTGGCGGAGGAGATTCTGTTTGGCGAACTGGCCGACCATGGCGGTGTAGTGCACATCGACATCAAGGACGGCGAGCTGACCTTCGACTTCGAGACCACGGCGGAAATGGCCTGA
- the clpS gene encoding ATP-dependent Clp protease adapter ClpS: MHAISQIRLTFNQDRPDSHEDDSAGIAVQEAKPALQAPPMYKVVLFNDDYTPMDFVVEVLEVFFNLNRELATKVMLAVHTEGRAVCGLFTRDIAETKAMQVNQYARESQHPLLCEIEKDG, from the coding sequence ATGCATGCAATCAGCCAGATTCGACTAACATTCAATCAGGATCGCCCGGATTCGCACGAGGACGATTCCGCGGGCATTGCGGTACAGGAAGCGAAGCCTGCCTTACAGGCGCCGCCCATGTACAAGGTGGTTTTGTTCAATGATGACTACACACCGATGGATTTCGTCGTCGAAGTGCTCGAGGTGTTTTTTAACCTGAATCGTGAGCTGGCGACCAAGGTAATGCTGGCCGTTCATACAGAGGGACGGGCAGTGTGCGGATTGTTTACCCGGGACATCGCCGAGACCAAGGCCATGCAGGTCAACCAGTACGCCAGGGAAAGCCAGCATCCGCTACTCTGTGAAATCGAGAAGGACGGTTAA
- the cspD gene encoding cold shock domain-containing protein CspD has translation MSGDKVNGKVKWFNNAKGYGFVNEDGKTDDLFAHYSAIKMDGYKTLKAGQSVSFSIIQGPKGLHAVDINAAIDITTRETSEQAQTVTA, from the coding sequence ATGTCAGGCGACAAGGTCAATGGCAAGGTCAAGTGGTTCAACAATGCCAAGGGTTACGGATTCGTCAATGAGGATGGCAAAACGGATGACCTGTTTGCCCATTACTCGGCGATCAAGATGGACGGCTACAAGACCCTGAAGGCCGGGCAATCCGTGAGCTTCAGTATTATTCAGGGCCCCAAGGGCTTGCACGCAGTCGACATCAACGCCGCCATTGACATCACTACCCGCGAAACCAGCGAGCAGGCGCAGACCGTTACCGCCTGA
- the icd gene encoding NADP-dependent isocitrate dehydrogenase, with the protein MGYKKIQVPAVGDKITVNADHSLNVPNNPIIPFIEGDGIGVDISPVMIKVVDAAVKKAYGGDRKISWMEVYAGEKATQVYDQDTWLPQETLDAVKDYVVSIKGPLTTPVGGGIRSLNVALRQQLDLYVCLRPVRWFEGVPSPVKKPGDVDMTIFRENSEDIYAGIEWKAGSPEATKVIKFLKEEMGVTKIRFDENCGIGVKPVSLEGTKRLARKALQYVVDNDRDSLTIVHKGNIMKFTEGAFKEWAYEVAAEEFGATLLDGGPWMQFKNPKTGKNVIVKDAIADAMLQQILLRPAEYDVIATLNLNGDYLSDALAAEVGGIGIAPGANLSDTVAMFEATHGTAPKYAGKDQVNPGSLILSAEMMLRHMGWTEAADLIIKGTNGAISAKTVTYDFERLMDGAKLLSSSAFGDALISHM; encoded by the coding sequence ATGGGATACAAGAAGATTCAGGTTCCAGCAGTCGGCGACAAAATCACCGTCAATGCAGACCATTCTCTCAATGTTCCTAACAACCCGATCATCCCTTTCATTGAAGGCGATGGTATTGGCGTTGATATCAGCCCGGTCATGATCAAGGTTGTCGATGCTGCTGTGAAAAAGGCTTACGGCGGCGACCGCAAGATTTCCTGGATGGAAGTTTACGCCGGGGAAAAAGCGACTCAGGTTTACGATCAGGACACCTGGCTGCCTCAGGAGACCCTGGACGCAGTCAAGGATTACGTGGTTTCCATCAAGGGCCCGCTGACCACGCCGGTCGGTGGCGGTATCCGTTCCCTCAACGTGGCACTGCGCCAACAACTCGATCTGTATGTGTGCCTGCGTCCTGTTCGCTGGTTCGAAGGCGTGCCGAGCCCGGTCAAGAAGCCCGGTGATGTCGACATGACTATCTTCCGTGAGAACTCCGAGGACATCTACGCCGGCATCGAGTGGAAAGCCGGTTCGCCGGAAGCCACCAAGGTCATCAAGTTCCTTAAAGAAGAAATGGGTGTGACCAAGATCCGTTTCGACGAAAACTGCGGCATCGGCGTCAAGCCGGTATCCCTGGAAGGCACCAAGCGTCTGGCGCGCAAGGCCCTGCAGTATGTGGTCGACAATGACCGCGACTCGCTGACCATCGTCCACAAGGGCAACATCATGAAGTTCACCGAAGGTGCCTTCAAGGAATGGGCCTATGAAGTGGCGGCCGAGGAATTCGGCGCGACCCTGCTCGACGGCGGTCCGTGGATGCAGTTCAAGAACCCGAAAACCGGCAAGAACGTCATCGTCAAGGATGCCATCGCCGATGCCATGCTCCAGCAGATCCTGTTGCGCCCGGCGGAATACGATGTCATCGCCACCCTCAACTTGAACGGCGACTACCTGTCCGACGCCCTGGCGGCGGAAGTGGGTGGTATCGGTATTGCGCCAGGTGCGAACCTGTCCGACACCGTGGCCATGTTCGAAGCAACCCACGGTACCGCGCCGAAGTATGCCGGCAAGGACCAGGTCAACCCGGGCTCGCTGATTCTCTCTGCTGAAATGATGCTGCGTCACATGGGCTGGACCGAAGCTGCCGACCTGATCATCAAGGGCACCAACGGCGCAATCTCGGCCAAGACCGTGACCTATGACTTCGAACGTTTGATGGACGGCGCCAAGCTGCTGTCTTCCTCGGCGTTTGGCGATGCCCTGATCTCGCACATGTGA
- a CDS encoding NADP-dependent isocitrate dehydrogenase produces the protein MPTRSKIIYTFTDEAPALATYSLLPIVEAFTASADIAVETRDISLAGRILASFPEQLGDKAVADHLAELGALAVTPEANIIKLPNISASVPQLQAAIKELQAQGYALPDYPENPTSDADKDAKARYDKVKGSAVNPVLREGNSDRRAPLSVKNYARKHPHKMGAWAKDSKSHVAHMSTGDFYGSEKAALIDAADAVKIELIAQDGTATVLKAKTTVQAGEILDCAVMSKNALRSFIAAEIEDAKAKGVLLSVHLKATMMKVSDPIMFGQIVAEFYQEALAKHADVLAQIGFNLNNGIGDLYARIKALPAEQQAAIEADIQAVYAVRPALAMVNSDKGITNLHVPSDVIVDASMPAMIRDSGKMWGTDGQLHDTKAVIPDRCYATIYQAVIEDCKQHGAFDPTTMGSVPNVGLMAKKAEEYGSHDKTFQIKTDGVVRVTDSNGRTLLEQAVEAGDIFRMCQTKDAPIQDWVKLAVNRARASSTPAIFWLDPMRAHDGVVIEKVQAYLKDHDTAGLDIQIMSPVDAMNFTLARTREGKDTISVTGNVLRDYLTDLFPIMELGTSAKMLSIVPLMNGGGLFETGAGGSAPKHVQQLLEENFLRWDSLGEFLALAASLEHLGVNYNNPKALVLAKTLDQATGQFLDNNKSPSRKVGNIDNRGSHFYLALYWAQALAAQTEDAALQAQFSQLAKTLTENEATIVAELNAVQGKPVDIGGYYHANAELISKAMRPSTTLNAAIAALV, from the coding sequence ATGCCCACCCGCTCGAAGATCATCTACACCTTCACCGACGAAGCCCCAGCCCTCGCCACCTATTCCCTGCTGCCAATCGTCGAAGCCTTTACCGCTTCGGCCGATATCGCCGTGGAAACCCGCGATATCTCACTCGCAGGGCGTATCCTGGCCAGCTTCCCCGAGCAACTGGGTGACAAAGCCGTAGCCGACCACCTCGCCGAACTGGGCGCCCTGGCTGTTACGCCTGAAGCCAACATCATCAAGTTGCCGAACATCAGCGCTTCGGTTCCGCAACTGCAGGCCGCGATCAAAGAACTGCAAGCCCAGGGCTATGCACTGCCGGACTACCCGGAAAATCCGACCAGCGACGCCGACAAGGACGCCAAGGCCCGTTACGACAAGGTCAAGGGCAGCGCCGTAAACCCGGTACTGCGTGAAGGCAACTCCGACCGCCGCGCTCCGCTGTCGGTGAAAAACTACGCGCGCAAGCACCCGCACAAAATGGGCGCCTGGGCCAAGGACTCCAAGTCTCACGTGGCTCACATGAGCACCGGCGATTTCTACGGCAGCGAAAAGGCTGCCCTGATCGACGCCGCTGACGCCGTGAAAATCGAACTGATCGCTCAAGACGGCACCGCCACCGTCCTGAAGGCAAAAACCACCGTACAAGCCGGTGAGATCCTCGATTGCGCCGTGATGAGCAAGAACGCTCTGCGCAGCTTCATTGCCGCCGAGATCGAAGACGCCAAGGCCAAGGGCGTTCTGCTGTCGGTTCACCTGAAAGCCACCATGATGAAGGTCTCCGACCCGATCATGTTCGGCCAGATCGTTGCCGAGTTCTATCAAGAAGCCCTGGCCAAGCACGCTGACGTGCTGGCGCAGATCGGCTTCAACCTGAACAACGGTATCGGCGACCTGTACGCGCGCATCAAGGCCCTGCCGGCTGAGCAACAAGCTGCCATCGAAGCTGACATCCAGGCGGTGTACGCTGTACGCCCTGCCCTGGCGATGGTCAACTCCGACAAAGGCATCACCAACCTGCACGTGCCAAGCGACGTGATTGTCGACGCATCGATGCCAGCCATGATCCGTGACTCCGGCAAAATGTGGGGCACCGACGGCCAACTGCACGACACCAAGGCCGTGATCCCGGATCGCTGCTACGCCACCATCTACCAGGCGGTGATCGAAGACTGCAAGCAACACGGCGCCTTCGACCCAACCACCATGGGCAGCGTGCCAAACGTTGGCCTGATGGCGAAGAAAGCCGAAGAGTACGGCTCCCACGACAAGACCTTCCAGATCAAGACTGATGGCGTGGTCCGCGTGACCGACAGCAACGGCCGCACCTTGCTGGAGCAAGCGGTCGAAGCCGGCGACATCTTCCGCATGTGCCAGACCAAAGACGCGCCGATCCAGGATTGGGTCAAGCTGGCCGTCAACCGCGCTCGCGCCAGCAGCACTCCGGCGATCTTCTGGCTGGACCCAATGCGCGCCCACGACGGCGTAGTGATCGAGAAAGTTCAGGCTTACCTGAAGGATCACGACACCGCTGGCCTGGACATCCAGATCATGTCGCCAGTCGACGCCATGAACTTCACCCTGGCACGCACCCGCGAAGGCAAGGACACCATCTCGGTGACCGGCAACGTGCTGCGTGACTACCTGACTGACCTGTTCCCGATCATGGAACTGGGCACCAGCGCCAAGATGCTGTCGATCGTGCCGCTGATGAATGGCGGCGGTCTGTTCGAAACCGGCGCTGGCGGTTCGGCGCCGAAGCACGTTCAGCAATTGCTGGAAGAAAACTTCCTGCGTTGGGACTCCCTGGGCGAATTCCTGGCGCTGGCCGCCTCGCTTGAGCACCTGGGCGTCAACTACAACAACCCGAAGGCGCTGGTACTGGCCAAGACCCTGGACCAGGCCACCGGCCAGTTCCTCGACAACAACAAGTCGCCATCGCGTAAAGTCGGCAACATCGACAACCGCGGCAGCCACTTCTATCTGGCGCTGTACTGGGCTCAAGCCCTGGCCGCCCAGACCGAAGACGCAGCTCTGCAGGCGCAGTTCAGCCAACTGGCCAAGACCCTGACCGAGAACGAGGCGACCATCGTTGCCGAACTCAACGCCGTCCAGGGCAAGCCAGTAGACATCGGCGGTTACTACCACGCCAATGCCGAGCTGATCAGCAAAGCCATGCGCCCAAGCACCACCCTCAACGCGGCGATTGCTGCGCTGGTGTAA
- a CDS encoding NUDIX hydrolase, whose product MDWQPHITVATIVEDSGRFLMVEELKHGRVVLNQPAGHLDPHETLIEAAIRETLEETGWDVEATGVTGLYLYTAPSNGVTYQRVCFTAKALRHHPDYQLDDGIVGAVWLTRDELLARRDDWRSELIIRCIDDYLAGNCFSLELIRPSL is encoded by the coding sequence ATGGATTGGCAACCCCACATCACCGTCGCCACCATCGTCGAAGACAGCGGCCGCTTCCTGATGGTCGAAGAACTCAAGCACGGGCGCGTGGTGCTTAACCAGCCGGCCGGGCACCTGGACCCGCATGAGACCCTGATCGAAGCCGCCATCCGCGAAACCCTCGAAGAAACCGGTTGGGACGTCGAGGCCACCGGCGTCACCGGCCTCTACTTATACACGGCGCCAAGCAACGGCGTGACCTACCAGCGGGTCTGCTTCACCGCCAAGGCATTGCGCCATCACCCCGATTATCAACTCGATGACGGCATCGTCGGCGCGGTCTGGCTGACTCGTGACGAGTTGCTGGCCCGGCGTGATGACTGGCGCAGCGAGCTGATCATCCGCTGCATCGATGATTATCTGGCCGGCAATTGCTTCAGTCTCGAACTGATCCGTCCTTCTCTTTAG
- the mnmA gene encoding tRNA 2-thiouridine(34) synthase MnmA translates to MRDSAPSDTQSKRVIVGMSGGVDSSVSALLLIEQGYQVEGLFMKNWEEDDGTEYCTAMDDLADAQAVCDKIGIKLHTANFAAEYWDNVFEHFLAEYKAGRTPNPDILCNREIKFKAFLDYAMMLGADLIATGHYVRRRDIDGRTELLKGLDPNKDQSYFLHAVGGEQIAKTLFPVGELEKPQVRAIAEKYELATAKKKDSTGICFIGERRFSDFLKQYLPAQPGEIKTTEGEVIGRHHGLMYHTIGQRQGLGIGGLKDASDEPWYVLIKDLEHNELIVGQGNDHPYLFSRALLASDIYWVNPIDLSQPRRLTAKVRYRQGDQACTLEKTASGYRATFDDPQRAVTPGQSVVFYDGEICLGGGVIEVAEPWHSKDSRP, encoded by the coding sequence ATGCGTGATTCAGCTCCTTCTGACACCCAATCGAAGCGCGTCATTGTCGGCATGTCCGGCGGCGTGGACTCTTCCGTTTCCGCCCTTCTGCTGATCGAGCAGGGTTATCAGGTGGAAGGCCTGTTCATGAAGAACTGGGAAGAGGACGACGGCACCGAGTATTGCACCGCCATGGATGACCTGGCCGACGCCCAGGCCGTGTGCGACAAGATCGGCATCAAGCTGCACACCGCCAACTTCGCCGCCGAGTACTGGGACAACGTGTTCGAGCACTTCCTGGCCGAGTACAAGGCCGGTCGCACGCCGAACCCGGACATCCTGTGCAACCGCGAGATCAAGTTCAAGGCGTTCCTCGACTACGCCATGATGCTTGGCGCCGACCTGATTGCCACCGGTCACTACGTGCGCCGCCGCGACATCGATGGCCGCACCGAACTGCTCAAGGGCCTGGACCCGAACAAGGACCAGAGCTACTTCCTCCACGCCGTCGGCGGTGAGCAGATCGCCAAGACCCTGTTCCCGGTCGGCGAGCTGGAAAAACCGCAAGTTCGTGCAATTGCCGAAAAATACGAGCTGGCGACGGCCAAGAAGAAAGACTCCACCGGTATCTGCTTCATCGGCGAACGTCGTTTCAGCGACTTCCTCAAGCAATACCTGCCGGCTCAGCCAGGCGAGATCAAGACCACCGAAGGTGAAGTGATCGGCCGCCACCATGGCCTGATGTACCACACCATCGGCCAGCGCCAGGGCCTGGGCATCGGCGGCCTGAAAGACGCCAGTGATGAGCCGTGGTACGTATTGATCAAGGACCTTGAGCACAACGAGCTGATCGTTGGCCAAGGCAATGATCACCCGTACCTGTTCTCCCGCGCCCTGCTCGCCTCCGATATCTATTGGGTCAACCCGATCGACTTGAGCCAGCCACGCCGCCTGACCGCTAAAGTCCGCTATCGCCAGGGCGACCAAGCCTGCACCCTGGAAAAAACTGCGAGCGGCTATCGCGCCACCTTCGACGATCCGCAGCGCGCAGTCACCCCGGGCCAGTCGGTGGTGTTCTACGACGGCGAAATCTGCCTCGGCGGCGGCGTCATCGAAGTGGCCGAACCCTGGCACAGCAAGGACTCACGTCCATGA